AGATCGGACGGTTAATTTGAGAAGAATTTGTGGTCTACGGTTGACAGATTTCTGGTCTTGTTAGTAGGGTGGTTCTTCAAGGCGGTGCCATGGACATCCTTCTTTGAGGAAATGGGTTGGCATGAAGCATGGGGCCGCTGGGATCCTGAAAATTTAGGGCACTACCCTTTGTTGTTGCACCAACTCAGGGTAGCTATTCCCCCGCGCTGTGCAAGCAGCAAGGAGGCTTGATGAGGATTTTAGCATCTGACCGAGCCACTCTTGTTTGTGATGTCAAACGGGGTGGCTCTAAATTTTTGGGCTTTCTTCCAATGCACAACAGGAGAAGCTCAGTTATGGCGAAAGGTTCTAGCGATCGGGGCGATCGTTCGGTTAAACGTGAGTGTCAACGCTTACAGATTCACTTAATTGGTCACAAGGAGTTCGTGCAGGATACGATTAATCAATTCCATGCGCATCGGATTGCGGACAGGATTCATTGGAGTCAGCCAGTGAAGATTGTGCATTCTGATGGGCAATACATCAGCATCTTGAGTCGCGAACGTCAGCGGTAATGGTTGTAAGCGATCGTGAGTTTTTTGCAGCTCGCGATCGCTCAGTACAATGATGAGGATGTACGGATTGTAGTTCAAACGCTTCCCCATTGGGAAAACCCTACGTTACTATTGGAGCTAGAAGCCATCATTCTGAGAGCTACTGAACCCCCCTACAATGTTCAAATTCCTATGGAGAGGTAGTCATGCAAGCGAAACTTGAAGAGCGATTATCTCCCGCTGATGCTGAAGTGATTTTGGGGCGTTTACCGGAACGGATACGGACTGCTCTAATAATCCGTGCGGCAGAAATTGAATATCCCATCGAAGCTGTGGTGGAGATGGCGATCGCGAGTTTTTTGGATGAGGATGCCTTGGGTTTTGTGGATTGCAAACCCGATCGAGGACAGTAATCTTAAAAGCTGAAAGCAGCGATTCAGGCCGAGGGAAACGATTGGAGATAGAAGCAACGATGGAGTTGTATCAGGAGGTTGCCTTGACTCGCGATTTCCCAGAGTATGGCTTGAGAGCTGGAGATGTCGCGACGCTGGTTGATTTTATTCCTCATCCCAGTGGTGGTGAAGAGGGTTGTGTCTTGGAAATTTTTAACGCGATCGGTGAGTCTTTAGCAGTGATTGCTGTTCCCCTCTCCGGAGTAGAAAGTTTGCGTTCAGATGAAATTTTAACGGTTCGCTCTTTAGCCAAGGCCAGTTGAGGTGAGGTAGAGAATGTCGATCGGAGGAAGTGATATCACATAACCCCATGGGGCCGGTCGATCGTGTGAAGTCTCTTCGTTTTCAGTCTAAGATTGTGTCAAGGTCAAGAACAGAATGCCAATATCTTAAATTGTGAACTACAGAAACTACATTACGATCGAACCCGATAAACGCGGTGGGAAGCCTTGTGTACGTGGCTTGCGTATTACGGTTTATGAAGTGCTTGAGTATCTAGCTTCCGAGATGACTGAAGCAGAAATTCTCGATGATTTTCCTGATCTAACCCGGGAAGATTTAAAAGCCTGCATTGCTTATGCGGCCGATCGTGAACGGCGATTTATGACCGCTCCATTATCCGCATGATGTTACTTTTTGACGAAAATTTATCACCCCAGCTGTCACACTACATTGGGGTTCCCCATTACTTGACAGGGGTCTTTCTGGTAACTACGATGTAATTACACTCTTGCTATTTCGGGTATCTGGGTATGGGCACCGTTATCAAGACTCGCATCGTTAAAATTGGTAACTCCCAAGGTGTTCGGATTCCTAAACTCCTTTTGGAGCAAAGTGGTATTCAGGAAGAAGTTGAGATTGAAGTGCAGGGTAATTGTTTGACGATTCGCACGGCACAACCTCGGCGTGCCGGATGGGATGAAGCTTTTACGGCAATGGCTACGAATCAGGATGATGTCCTGTTGGATGAGGTTAGTCCTACTGATTGGGATCAGGCAGAATGGGAATGGTAGTGAAGCGTTTCGATGTTTTTCTGGTCAACTTAGATCCTACGGTTGGTCGTGAAATTCAGAAAACGCGACCCTGTGTTGTGATCTCGCCGAATGAGATGAACCGTTCTATTGCGACGGTGATCATTGCTCCCATGACTACCCAAGGAAATTCCTACCCCACTCGGATTCCTTGCCAGTTTCAAGGCAAGCGTGGGCAAATTGTTGTGGATCAGATCCGCACAGTCGATAAAAATCGTTTGGTCAAAAAGTTGGGTTGCATCAGCCAAGATGAGCAAAAAATGTTGCTTGCTACCCTGGCTGAGATGTTTGCTGAATAGGTGTCTGACCAAGCTGATAGGAGAAACGGTTGCATAAGTGATCGATCGCCTGGGGTAGGTAGGCTGGATTCTGTTTCATCAAGAGTGACGTTTGCAAGGTCTTTTCGAAATGTCATTAAAACCATTCCATCTCTTTTCGGTTCTGGTCGCGATTTCTGTTGCTGCGCTCGTTCCTTCGCGGGTTCGGGCTGAGGGAAGCTGTCCGCCGGGGTTCTTTCCGATCGGGGGTGGAAGTGGGGGATGGGTTGGCTGTGCTCCGATGGATGGGGGTGTTGGGGGTGGGGGAAGCAACAATCGGCCAGCGCCACCTCCGATGGCTGATAATGGCGTCAGGTTGCCTGGGCTGTCTACCTATGATCCTAAAAAATGGCTGGATTTCTTTGAACACCTGCGTCAGTCGTCGCTCAAAAGCCATAGAGAAGCCCTCGTTAAGCGACATGGTGAAGCTGCGGGTAAGACGTTTGACCAGCTTTCTGAAGGAACTTGGACGGTGGGGCGTTCTCCGGCGGGACAGCCTACCCTTGCCTGTGCGGCATCGTTTTGGACACTGAATGGTGGGGTCATCCTGATGGATTGGAAGGGTGAACAGTCTGGAACGGCGATGATGTTCTTTGCTAAGCAGGTGCCGCACGATAAGAAAGGGGTGAAGCGGCTGCGGGTGGATTTGGTGCAGTCCGGTGAGACGCAAAATGTAGAGGTTTTGGCATCGCGGTTTCCAATGATTCCTAGTATGGGGATGATGTTTTTTAAGGTTCCGTCGAGTGAGGCGTTGCTTGGCGCGATCGAG
The Alkalinema sp. FACHB-956 DNA segment above includes these coding regions:
- a CDS encoding DUF433 domain-containing protein — translated: MNYRNYITIEPDKRGGKPCVRGLRITVYEVLEYLASEMTEAEILDDFPDLTREDLKACIAYAADRERRFMTAPLSA
- a CDS encoding AbrB/MazE/SpoVT family DNA-binding domain-containing protein; this encodes MGTVIKTRIVKIGNSQGVRIPKLLLEQSGIQEEVEIEVQGNCLTIRTAQPRRAGWDEAFTAMATNQDDVLLDEVSPTDWDQAEWEW
- a CDS encoding type II toxin-antitoxin system PemK/MazF family toxin, with the translated sequence MGMVVKRFDVFLVNLDPTVGREIQKTRPCVVISPNEMNRSIATVIIAPMTTQGNSYPTRIPCQFQGKRGQIVVDQIRTVDKNRLVKKLGCISQDEQKMLLATLAEMFAE
- a CDS encoding DUF4926 domain-containing protein, whose product is MELYQEVALTRDFPEYGLRAGDVATLVDFIPHPSGGEEGCVLEIFNAIGESLAVIAVPLSGVESLRSDEILTVRSLAKAS